Proteins co-encoded in one Plasmodium reichenowi strain SY57 chromosome 10, whole genome shotgun sequence genomic window:
- a CDS encoding FAD synthetase, putative has protein sequence MDSKDNDVWNDYSNSLMLYERIENLYNDHLIEKSKLNEQNKELINNNMTHVQRETKNVIRNKDMIKANMYNYDIINYYNDEFILKKKVMELSEDIMTGIDYIYDIFRLCKESNVFLSFNGGKDAVVILHLFRCAYAKYLKDMNIKRKKPQLIYFKDEMNEFPEVYQFLNESAFMFDFHISIIKGTWKNGITNFIESVQKKYQITIIDQLKTNSIDSTIFYSTLAFINGTRFNDTNTEKLQILNVSSRGLPPYLYVNPVFYWTYGAIWTFILYFKFNYCILYDHGYSSIGSIKDTVKNEFLKCNDCYLPAYFLKNWNYERYNRIQPNDK, from the coding sequence atggaTAGCAAAGACAATGATGTATGGAATGATTATTCAAATTCATTGATGTTATATGAAAGGATagaaaatttatataatgatcATTTGATTGAAAAAAGTAAATTAAATGAACAGAATAAAGAGTTAATTAATAACAATATGACCCATGTTCAGAGGGAAAcaaaaaatgttattaGAAATAAGGATATGATTAAGGcaaatatgtataattatgatataataaattattataatgatgaatttatattaaaaaaaaaagtgatGGAATTATCGGAAGATATAATGACGGGTATagattatatttatgatattTTCCGTTTATGTAAAGAGAGCAATGtctttttatcatttaatgGTGGAAAGGATGCTGTTGttattttacatttatttcGGTGTGCATATGCAAAATATCTTAAGGATATGAATatcaaaagaaaaaaaccacaacttatttattttaaagaTGAAATGAATGAATTTCCTGAGGTTTATcaatttttaaatgaaaGTGCTTTTATGTTTGATTTTCATATAAGTATAATCAAAGGAACTTGGAAAAATGGTATTACTAATTTTATAGAAAGcgtacaaaaaaaatatcaaattactattatagatcaattaaaaacaaattcTATTGATTCAactatattttattctaCATTAGCTTTTATTAATGGTACAAGATTTAATGATACGAATACTGAAAAATTACAAATTTTAAATGTTAGTTCAAGAGGATTACCGccatatttatatgttaatcCTGTCTTTTATTGGACATATGGTGCCATATGGAcatttattctttattttaaatttaactattgtattttatatgatcaTGGATATTCTTCCATCGGTTCAATAAAAGATACAgttaaaaatgaatttttaaaatgtaaCGATTGCTATTTACCTGCTTATTTCTTGAAAAATTGGAATTACGAAAGATATAATAGAATACAACCAAATgacaaataa